In Burkholderia sp. GAS332, one DNA window encodes the following:
- a CDS encoding thiamine-phosphate kinase codes for MLSEFALIDRFFARRAAAAPSRAAEGELGIGDDCALLAPRPGEMLAISTDMLVEGRHFFPDIDPEALGHKALAVNLSDLAAMGAEPQAFTLAFSLPKADEAWLAAFSDGLFALAERYGCDLIGGDTTGGPLNLCITVFGSVRPQVALRRDAAQPGDDIWISGTLGDARAGLGVQRGEWSADASDTATFRRALERPEPRIFLGLALRGVAHAALDVSDGLAGDLLHILERSNVQATVDVDAVPRSAALRRLPPEIQRRCTLAGGDDYELCFTAPVTARAAVEAAGREVNIPVTRIGTISAHQTAADRPAIGWRDAAGAPLTLTLQGFDHFHAD; via the coding sequence ATGCTCTCCGAGTTCGCGCTGATCGATCGCTTCTTCGCCCGCCGCGCTGCCGCTGCGCCGTCCCGTGCTGCTGAAGGCGAACTCGGCATCGGCGACGACTGCGCCCTGCTCGCACCGCGCCCGGGAGAAATGCTGGCGATATCGACGGACATGCTGGTAGAAGGCCGCCACTTCTTTCCCGATATCGATCCCGAAGCGCTCGGTCACAAGGCGCTTGCGGTGAACCTGTCGGACCTGGCTGCGATGGGCGCAGAGCCGCAGGCGTTCACCCTCGCATTCTCCCTGCCAAAGGCCGACGAGGCATGGCTCGCCGCCTTTAGCGATGGCCTCTTCGCGCTAGCTGAGCGCTACGGCTGCGATCTGATCGGCGGCGACACGACCGGTGGGCCGTTGAATCTGTGCATCACTGTGTTCGGCAGCGTGCGGCCGCAGGTTGCGCTGCGCCGCGACGCCGCGCAACCGGGCGACGACATCTGGATCTCCGGCACGCTCGGTGACGCTCGCGCGGGTCTCGGCGTGCAGCGCGGTGAATGGTCCGCCGATGCCAGCGACACTGCGACGTTTCGTCGCGCCCTCGAGCGCCCGGAGCCGCGCATCTTCCTCGGCCTCGCGTTGCGGGGCGTCGCACATGCGGCGCTCGATGTATCGGATGGCCTTGCCGGCGACCTGCTGCACATCCTGGAACGCTCGAACGTGCAGGCCACCGTCGACGTCGACGCCGTGCCGCGTTCGGCCGCGCTGCGCCGCCTCCCACCGGAGATCCAGCGACGCTGCACGCTAGCCGGCGGCGACGATTACGAACTGTGCTTCACGGCGCCGGTCACGGCGCGCGCCGCAGTTGAAGCAGCCGGCCGCGAGGTGAATATTCCGGTCACCCGCATCGGTACAATAAGCGCACATCAAACGGCGGCCGACCGCCCGGCGATCGGCTGGCGCGATGCCGCCGGCGCGCCGCTCACTCTGACGTTGCAAGGCTTCGACCATTTCCATGCAGACTGA
- a CDS encoding L-arabinose ABC transporter membrane protein, translated as MQARENLAQQAAKGAAEALIPQSNDKAKWWQQLTEYSLILIFIVMFVTMSLTVDHFFSIENMLGLALSISQIGMVACTMMFCLASRDFDLSVGSTVAFAGVLCAMVLNATGNTFIAIIAAVAAGAVIGFVNGAVIAYLRINALITTLATMEIVRGLGFIVSHGQAVGVSSDTFIALGGLSFFGVSLPIWVTLLCFIVFGVMLNQTVYGRNTLAIGGNPEASRLAGINVERTRVYIFLIQGAVTALAGVILASRITSGQPNAAEGFELNVISACVLGGVSLLGGRATISGVVIGVLIMGTVENVMNLMNIDAFYQYLVRGAILLAAVLLDQLKNRGSRD; from the coding sequence ATGCAAGCCAGAGAAAACCTCGCGCAACAAGCCGCCAAAGGCGCGGCCGAAGCGCTGATTCCGCAGTCGAACGACAAGGCGAAATGGTGGCAGCAGCTCACCGAGTACAGCCTGATTCTGATCTTCATCGTGATGTTCGTCACGATGTCGCTGACGGTCGATCACTTCTTCTCGATCGAGAACATGCTCGGTCTCGCGCTGTCGATCTCGCAGATCGGCATGGTCGCGTGCACGATGATGTTCTGTCTGGCCTCGCGCGATTTCGACTTGTCGGTGGGGTCGACGGTCGCGTTCGCCGGGGTGCTGTGCGCGATGGTGCTGAACGCCACGGGCAATACGTTCATCGCGATCATTGCCGCTGTCGCAGCGGGTGCGGTGATCGGCTTCGTCAACGGCGCGGTGATTGCGTATCTGCGCATCAACGCGCTGATCACGACGCTCGCGACGATGGAAATCGTCCGCGGTCTTGGTTTTATCGTGTCGCACGGGCAGGCAGTGGGTGTGTCGTCGGATACGTTTATTGCGCTGGGCGGTTTGAGCTTCTTCGGCGTGTCGCTGCCGATCTGGGTCACGCTGCTGTGCTTCATCGTGTTCGGCGTGATGCTCAATCAGACCGTGTATGGCCGTAATACGCTGGCGATCGGCGGTAATCCGGAGGCCTCGCGTCTTGCCGGTATCAATGTCGAACGCACGCGCGTATATATCTTCCTGATTCAAGGCGCCGTCACTGCGCTGGCCGGTGTGATTCTGGCTTCGCGGATTACGTCGGGTCAGCCGAATGCGGCGGAAGGCTTCGAGCTGAACGTGATTTCGGCGTGCGTGTTGGGCGGCGTGTCGCTGCTCGGCGGTCGCGCCACGATCTCCGGCGTCGTGATCGGCGTGCTGATCATGGGTACGGTCGAGAACGTGATGAACCTGATGAACATCGACGCGTTCTACCAGTACCTTGTGCGCGGCGCGATTCTGCTTGCCGCTGTGCTGCTCGACCAGTTGAAGAACCGCGGCTCGCGCGACTGA
- a CDS encoding L-arabinonolactonase, with protein sequence MSAGGRTGQPVPGATLLLDTQCTLGEGATWCEKTGRFYWTDIEGAQLWRYDPSDGQSMFWRMPERLATFALCADPRFLLLGLATHLAFFDLATGVTRRIVDVEPGLNTRVNDGRCDRQGRFVFGTKDEGSPLQAVGGFYRLNHDLSLRRLPLPAPAISNSIAFSPDGATMYYCDSPTREIRVCDYLADGSIANDRVFTTLTDATGEPDGSTVDRDGGLWNAQWGGRRVVRYGPDGVETERVDVPTAQPSCVAFGGPPSGLPAGPAQLDTLYITSARIDLDAAALASDVHAGGVFIATPGRQGLPEPVFQGSPV encoded by the coding sequence GTGAGTGCGGGTGGGCGTACAGGTCAGCCCGTGCCTGGCGCGACGTTGCTGCTCGACACGCAATGCACGCTCGGCGAAGGCGCGACTTGGTGCGAAAAAACGGGCCGCTTCTACTGGACCGATATCGAAGGCGCGCAGCTGTGGCGCTATGACCCGAGCGACGGCCAAAGCATGTTCTGGCGCATGCCCGAGCGTCTCGCCACGTTCGCGTTGTGCGCCGATCCGCGCTTCCTGCTGCTCGGACTAGCGACGCATCTGGCTTTCTTCGATTTGGCAACTGGCGTGACGCGGCGTATCGTCGACGTCGAACCGGGCTTGAATACGCGCGTGAACGACGGCCGCTGTGACCGTCAAGGCCGCTTCGTATTCGGCACGAAAGACGAAGGCTCGCCGCTGCAGGCGGTCGGTGGGTTTTATCGGTTGAATCATGATTTGTCGCTGAGGCGTTTGCCGTTACCCGCACCGGCAATCTCGAACAGCATCGCGTTCAGTCCTGACGGCGCGACGATGTACTACTGCGATTCGCCGACGCGTGAAATCCGCGTCTGCGACTATCTCGCCGATGGCAGCATCGCCAACGACCGCGTGTTCACGACATTGACCGACGCGACCGGCGAACCCGACGGCTCGACCGTCGACCGCGACGGCGGTTTGTGGAACGCGCAGTGGGGCGGCAGGCGCGTGGTGCGATATGGCCCCGACGGCGTGGAAACCGAGCGCGTCGATGTGCCGACCGCGCAGCCTAGCTGCGTCGCGTTCGGCGGACCCCCAAGCGGACTTCCTGCGGGGCCTGCGCAACTGGACACGCTGTACATCACGAGTGCGCGCATCGATCTCGACGCGGCGGCACTCGCGAGCGATGTGCATGCGGGCGGCGTGTTTATCGCAACGCCTGGCCGACAAGGTTTGCCGGAACCGGTGTTCCAAGGCTCGCCCGTATAG
- a CDS encoding nicotinamide-nucleotide amidase has product MPTDSVVHQLAIRVSNRLRDERLMLVTAESCTGGMVATAITDISGSSGWFERGFVTYSNQAKSEMIGVPADLIDKHGAVSEQVARAMAEGALRNSRAQVSLSITGVAGPGGGTETKPVGMVSFGWSNRLHTSVETKVFKGDREKIRVQAAAHALRGMLALLDEREH; this is encoded by the coding sequence ATGCCTACCGATTCCGTGGTTCACCAGCTCGCGATTCGCGTGAGCAACCGCCTGCGCGACGAGCGCCTGATGCTCGTTACCGCCGAGTCCTGTACAGGCGGCATGGTGGCGACCGCGATCACCGATATTTCCGGCAGCAGCGGCTGGTTCGAGCGCGGCTTCGTCACGTATTCGAATCAGGCGAAGTCCGAAATGATCGGCGTGCCGGCCGACCTGATCGACAAGCACGGCGCGGTCAGCGAACAGGTAGCGCGCGCCATGGCCGAGGGCGCGCTGCGCAACAGCCGCGCGCAGGTGTCGCTGTCGATTACCGGCGTCGCCGGCCCCGGCGGTGGCACTGAAACCAAGCCAGTCGGCATGGTGTCGTTCGGCTGGAGCAATCGGCTGCATACATCGGTTGAAACCAAGGTCTTCAAGGGCGACCGAGAGAAGATCCGCGTACAGGCCGCCGCGCACGCGTTGCGCGGCATGCTGGCGCTGCTCGACGAGCGCGAACATTAA
- a CDS encoding orotidine-5'-phosphate decarboxylase produces the protein MSNFIQTLNDAWQRTNSLLCVGLDPEPSKFPGALAGRPEAIFDFCRPIVDATAPYASSFKPQIAYFAAHRAEDQLEQLIAHIHANHPGLPVILDAKRGDIGSTAEQYAREAFERYQADAVTVNPYMGFDSIEPYLEHAGKGVIVLCRTSNAGGSDLQFLETGGRPLYQVVAQLAADKWNASGQLGLVVGATFPKEIEVVRGIVGDMPLLIPGIGAQGGDVQATVNAGRTANGTGMLINSSRAIIYAGKDDDFAEAAAKAAMETRDRINAFR, from the coding sequence ATGTCCAACTTCATCCAGACACTCAACGACGCCTGGCAGCGCACGAACTCGCTGCTGTGCGTCGGCCTCGATCCCGAGCCCAGCAAATTCCCGGGCGCGCTCGCGGGCCGTCCCGAGGCGATTTTCGACTTCTGCCGCCCCATCGTCGATGCGACTGCACCGTATGCGTCGTCGTTCAAGCCGCAGATCGCGTACTTCGCCGCCCATCGCGCGGAAGACCAACTCGAGCAACTGATCGCGCACATTCACGCGAACCATCCGGGCTTGCCGGTGATTCTGGACGCGAAGCGCGGCGACATCGGCAGCACGGCCGAGCAGTACGCGCGCGAGGCGTTCGAGCGCTATCAGGCGGATGCGGTGACGGTGAATCCGTATATGGGTTTCGATTCGATCGAGCCGTATCTGGAGCACGCAGGCAAGGGCGTGATCGTCTTGTGCCGGACCTCGAACGCGGGCGGTTCGGATCTGCAGTTTCTGGAGACGGGCGGGCGTCCGCTGTACCAGGTCGTTGCACAACTGGCGGCGGACAAGTGGAACGCGAGCGGCCAACTGGGTCTCGTGGTCGGCGCGACCTTCCCGAAGGAAATCGAAGTGGTGCGGGGAATCGTCGGCGATATGCCGCTGCTGATTCCGGGCATCGGCGCCCAAGGCGGCGATGTTCAGGCAACGGTCAACGCTGGCCGTACGGCGAACGGCACGGGCATGCTGATCAATTCGTCGCGGGCGATTATCTACGCCGGCAAGGACGACGATTTCGCTGAAGCCGCAGCGAAAGCCGCGATGGAAACGCGTGACCGGATCAATGCGTTCCGGTGA
- a CDS encoding aldose 1-epimerase codes for MTVANPVSASSQSRRARLNAAANPVLPGPSTSAVAVGETSGGELACITLANAHLRLDVAPTLGGGITRFDWRNDGALTPIFRRCRHVAADTQPNELACYPLLPYSNRIGGGQFNVAGRRVEVPQNRADEPLPIHGDGWLSAWQVAESGREKVRLTLDRHDGKPYAFRATQTYTLDGPTLVITLDIENAGREALPFGLGVHPFFVRDADTELSAAAGGLWLSGDDWLPVRHVPAPPAWQFGVAYPLPEIIVNHAFTGWSGQAAVVWPKRRLSLNIAADTDYYVLYTPPGEDFFCFEPVDHPINAMNLAGGACENGMTLLGRGERLTRTFRFTVERTGLRSMPGARGSRRRQ; via the coding sequence ATGACTGTTGCAAATCCTGTTTCAGCCTCTTCCCAGAGCCGACGCGCGCGACTCAACGCGGCGGCCAATCCGGTGCTTCCGGGTCCCAGTACGTCGGCGGTTGCGGTCGGTGAGACGAGTGGCGGCGAGCTCGCGTGCATCACGCTCGCCAACGCGCATTTGCGCCTCGATGTCGCGCCGACGCTTGGCGGCGGCATCACCCGTTTCGACTGGCGCAACGACGGCGCGCTCACGCCGATTTTCCGCCGCTGCCGTCATGTTGCAGCGGATACCCAGCCGAACGAGCTGGCCTGCTATCCGCTGCTGCCGTATTCGAACCGGATCGGCGGCGGTCAATTCAATGTGGCGGGGCGGCGTGTCGAGGTGCCGCAAAATCGCGCCGACGAACCCCTGCCGATTCATGGCGATGGCTGGCTCTCCGCCTGGCAGGTCGCGGAGTCGGGTCGAGAAAAGGTCCGTCTGACGCTCGATCGCCATGACGGTAAGCCGTACGCATTCCGCGCGACGCAAACTTATACGCTGGACGGCCCCACGCTCGTCATCACGCTGGACATCGAGAATGCCGGCCGCGAGGCGCTGCCTTTCGGGCTGGGCGTGCATCCATTTTTTGTGCGTGACGCGGATACCGAACTCTCAGCAGCGGCCGGCGGCCTATGGCTCTCCGGCGACGACTGGCTGCCGGTACGTCATGTGCCGGCGCCGCCCGCATGGCAATTCGGCGTGGCGTATCCGTTGCCGGAAATCATCGTCAATCACGCATTCACGGGCTGGAGCGGGCAGGCGGCGGTGGTGTGGCCGAAGCGGCGGTTGTCGCTGAATATCGCCGCCGACACCGACTATTACGTGCTGTACACGCCACCGGGCGAAGACTTCTTCTGCTTTGAACCGGTCGATCATCCCATCAACGCGATGAATCTGGCCGGCGGCGCGTGCGAGAACGGGATGACGCTGCTGGGACGCGGCGAGCGCCTGACGCGCACTTTCCGCTTCACCGTCGAGCGCACGGGTTTGCGCTCGATGCCGGGTGCGCGCGGGTCGCGGCGGCGGCAGTAG
- a CDS encoding phosphatidylglycerophosphatase, translating to MQTDPPLVPADDLVGNRQPNASGPGGPRPQPRRATARFMLSHPLHILSLGFGSGLSPVAPGTIGTLFAWASFAVLSRYLTVIEWGVLIVAGFFGGIAICGYTAKKLGTDDPSPVVWDEIVAFWLVLLMVTPVTLIDQFWAFIVFRFFDMVKPPPIGYFDRRLKGGFGIMFDDLAAAFFTLLVIALWRMSV from the coding sequence ATGCAGACTGATCCCCCGCTGGTCCCCGCTGACGATCTCGTCGGCAATCGGCAGCCCAACGCGTCCGGCCCGGGCGGCCCGCGTCCTCAGCCGCGCCGCGCCACCGCGCGTTTCATGTTGTCGCATCCGCTGCACATCCTGTCGCTGGGTTTTGGCAGCGGCTTGTCGCCGGTTGCGCCGGGCACGATCGGCACGCTGTTCGCGTGGGCATCGTTCGCCGTCTTGAGCCGTTACCTGACTGTGATCGAGTGGGGCGTGCTCATTGTCGCGGGCTTTTTCGGCGGCATTGCGATTTGTGGCTATACCGCGAAAAAATTGGGTACTGACGATCCGTCGCCGGTCGTCTGGGACGAAATCGTCGCATTCTGGCTCGTGCTGCTAATGGTCACGCCGGTCACGCTGATCGATCAATTCTGGGCGTTCATCGTGTTCCGCTTTTTCGACATGGTGAAACCGCCGCCAATCGGCTATTTCGACCGCCGACTGAAAGGTGGCTTTGGCATCATGTTCGACGACCTGGCCGCCGCGTTTTTCACCCTGCTCGTGATTGCGCTCTGGCGCATGTCGGTTTAA
- a CDS encoding NAD(P)-dependent dehydrogenase, short-chain alcohol dehydrogenase family: MSSPANANDRLADSTFARYPSLVDRTVLITGGATGIGASFVEHFAAQGARVAFFDIDATAGDALADELGDSKHKPLFLPCDLTDIDALQKAIADVKAALGPIQVLVNNAANDKRHTIGEVTREFFDAGIAVNIRHQFFAAQAVMEDMKAANAGSIINLGSISWMLKNGGYPVYVMSKSAVQGLTRGLARDLGHFNIRVNTLVPGWVMTEKQKRLWLDDAGRRSIKEGQCIDAELQPADLARMALFLAADDSRMITAQDLVVDGGWA; this comes from the coding sequence ATGTCGTCTCCGGCCAATGCAAACGACCGTCTCGCGGACAGCACGTTTGCCCGCTATCCGAGTCTCGTCGACCGAACGGTGTTGATCACGGGCGGCGCGACCGGTATCGGCGCATCGTTCGTCGAGCATTTCGCGGCGCAGGGTGCGCGCGTCGCGTTCTTCGATATCGATGCGACTGCGGGTGACGCGCTCGCCGATGAGCTTGGCGATTCGAAACACAAGCCGCTGTTCCTGCCGTGTGATCTGACCGACATCGACGCGCTGCAGAAAGCGATCGCCGACGTCAAGGCTGCACTCGGCCCGATTCAGGTGCTGGTGAATAACGCGGCGAACGACAAGCGCCACACGATCGGCGAAGTGACGCGCGAGTTTTTCGACGCGGGCATCGCGGTGAATATCCGTCACCAGTTCTTCGCTGCGCAAGCGGTGATGGAGGACATGAAAGCCGCCAACGCGGGCTCGATCATCAATCTCGGCTCGATTAGCTGGATGCTGAAGAACGGCGGCTATCCGGTGTACGTGATGTCGAAATCGGCGGTGCAGGGTTTGACGCGCGGCCTCGCGCGCGACCTCGGTCACTTCAACATCCGCGTCAATACGCTGGTGCCGGGCTGGGTGATGACGGAGAAGCAGAAGCGTTTGTGGCTCGACGACGCAGGCCGTCGCTCGATCAAGGAGGGTCAGTGCATCGACGCAGAACTGCAACCGGCCGACCTCGCCCGCATGGCGCTGTTCCTCGCCGCGGATGACAGCAGGATGATCACCGCGCAGGACCTCGTCGTCGACGGAGGCTGGGCGTGA
- a CDS encoding L-arabinose ABC transporter ATP-binding protein, with the protein MSATLRFDNIGKVFPGVRALDGVSFDVNVGQVHGLMGENGAGKSTLLKILGGEYQPDSGRVMIDGNEVRFTSAASSIAAGIAVIHQELQYVPDLTVAENLLLGQLPNSLGWVNKREAKRFVRERLEAMGVALDPNAKLRKLSIAQRQMVEICKALLRNARVIALDEPTSSLSHRETEVLFKLVRDLRADNRAMIYISHRMDEIYELCDACTIFRDGRKIASHPTLKGVSRDTIVSEMVGREIADIYSYSARPLGDVRFAVKAIEGHALAQPASFEVRRGEIVGFFGLVGAGRSELMHLVYGADHKKAGEIVLDGKPIKVRSAGEAIRHGIVLCPEDRKEEGIVAMATVSENINISCRRHYLRLGMFLDRKKEAETADRFIKLLKIKTPSRRQKIRFLSGGNQQKAILSRWLAEPDLKVVILDEPTRGIDVGAKHEIYNVIYQLAERGCAIVMISSELPEVLGVSDRIVVMRQGRISGELSRKEATEQTVLSLALPQSSTALPETGSSATEQAA; encoded by the coding sequence GTGTCAGCGACGCTACGTTTTGACAATATCGGCAAAGTTTTTCCAGGCGTGCGCGCGCTCGACGGTGTGTCCTTCGACGTCAACGTCGGCCAGGTGCACGGCCTGATGGGCGAAAACGGCGCAGGGAAATCGACCCTGCTGAAGATTCTCGGCGGCGAATACCAGCCCGATTCGGGCCGCGTCATGATCGACGGCAACGAGGTGCGCTTCACGAGCGCGGCTTCGTCGATCGCGGCGGGGATCGCGGTGATTCACCAGGAACTGCAATATGTGCCCGATCTGACGGTCGCGGAAAACCTGTTGCTGGGCCAACTGCCGAACTCGCTCGGCTGGGTCAACAAACGCGAAGCCAAGCGCTTCGTGCGTGAACGCCTCGAAGCGATGGGTGTGGCGCTGGATCCGAACGCGAAACTGAGGAAGCTCTCGATCGCGCAACGGCAGATGGTCGAAATCTGCAAGGCGCTGCTGCGTAACGCGCGCGTGATCGCACTGGATGAACCGACCAGCTCGCTGTCGCATCGCGAGACCGAAGTGCTGTTCAAGCTGGTGCGCGATCTGCGCGCTGACAACCGCGCGATGATCTACATCTCGCACCGCATGGACGAGATTTACGAGTTGTGCGACGCCTGCACGATTTTCCGCGATGGCCGCAAGATCGCCTCGCATCCGACGCTGAAAGGCGTGTCGCGCGACACCATCGTCAGCGAAATGGTCGGACGTGAAATCGCCGACATCTATAGCTATTCAGCGCGGCCGCTCGGCGACGTACGCTTCGCGGTGAAAGCGATCGAAGGTCATGCGCTCGCGCAACCGGCCAGCTTCGAAGTGCGGCGCGGCGAGATCGTCGGCTTCTTCGGCCTGGTGGGTGCGGGCCGCAGCGAACTGATGCATCTGGTGTACGGCGCCGATCACAAGAAAGCCGGCGAAATCGTACTCGACGGCAAGCCGATCAAGGTGCGAAGCGCCGGCGAAGCGATCCGGCACGGCATCGTGTTGTGCCCGGAAGACCGCAAGGAAGAGGGCATTGTCGCGATGGCGACCGTGTCGGAGAACATCAACATCAGTTGCCGCCGCCATTACTTGCGTTTGGGGATGTTCCTCGACCGCAAGAAAGAAGCGGAAACCGCCGACCGTTTTATCAAACTGCTGAAGATCAAGACGCCGAGCCGCCGCCAGAAGATTCGCTTCCTGTCGGGTGGCAACCAGCAGAAGGCGATTCTGTCGCGCTGGCTGGCCGAGCCCGATCTGAAGGTGGTGATTCTCGACGAACCAACGCGCGGTATCGACGTCGGCGCGAAGCATGAGATCTATAACGTCATTTATCAGCTTGCCGAGCGCGGCTGCGCGATCGTCATGATTTCGTCGGAATTGCCGGAAGTGCTCGGCGTGTCCGACCGAATCGTCGTGATGCGTCAGGGCCGGATTTCCGGTGAACTGTCGCGCAAGGAAGCCACGGAACAAACGGTGTTGAGCCTCGCGTTGCCGCAAAGCTCGACCGCGCTGCCCGAAACCGGAAGCTCGGCCACCGAGCAAGCGGCCTGA
- a CDS encoding malate dehydrogenase (oxaloacetate-decarboxylating)(NADP+), producing MSTPVNTKLREAALDYHEFPTPGKIAIAPTKQMINQRDLALAYSPGVAFACEEIVENPLNAARFTARSNLVGVVTNGTAVLGLGNIGPLASKPVMEGKAVLFKKFAGIDVFDIELNESDPHKLVEVICALEPTFGGINLEDIKAPDCFIVERECRKRMKIPVFHDDQHGTAIVVAAAITNGLKVVGKDIKQVKLVSSGAGAAALACLDLLVDIGLPLENITVTDLAGVVYKGRVELMDPDKERFARETDARTLAEAIGGADIFLGLSAGGVLKQDMVKQMADKPLILALANPTPEILPELALEVRPDAVLCTGRTDYPNQVNNVLVFPFLFRGALDAGATTVTREMEIAAVNAIAELARQEQSDIVATAYGIQDLSFGPAYLIPKPFDPRLIVKVAPAVAKAAMDSGVAERPIEDMDAYEQHLQQFVYHSGTTMKPIFQLARGVEPEKKRIVFAEGEEERVLRAMQIIVDEKLAKPILIGRPAVIEQRIARYGLRLIAGQDYTVVNTDHDERYRAFWQDYHKMMSRKGITEQMAKLEMRRRTTLIGAMMVEKGEADGMICGTVSTTHRHLHFIDQVIGKKEGAKVYAAMNALVLPNRQIFLVDTHVNVDPTPEQLAEITIMAAEEVRRFGIEPKVALLSHSNFGSSNAPTAQKMRDTLAILRERAPELQVDGEMHGDLALDANLRREVLPDSTLEGDANLLVLPNIDSANISYNLLKTAAGNNIAIGPMLLGAAKPVHVLTASATVRRIVNMTALLVADVIASR from the coding sequence ATGTCGACTCCCGTCAATACCAAACTCCGCGAAGCCGCCCTCGATTATCACGAGTTCCCGACTCCCGGGAAGATCGCGATCGCCCCGACCAAGCAAATGATCAACCAGCGCGACCTCGCGCTGGCGTACTCGCCGGGCGTCGCGTTCGCGTGTGAGGAAATCGTCGAAAACCCGCTGAACGCCGCCCGTTTCACCGCTCGAAGCAACCTGGTCGGCGTCGTCACGAACGGCACCGCGGTGCTGGGTCTCGGCAACATCGGGCCGCTCGCCTCGAAGCCGGTCATGGAAGGCAAGGCCGTCCTGTTCAAGAAGTTCGCCGGCATCGACGTGTTCGATATCGAGCTGAACGAATCCGACCCGCACAAGCTGGTCGAGGTGATCTGCGCGCTGGAACCGACCTTCGGCGGTATCAATCTTGAAGACATCAAGGCGCCCGACTGCTTCATCGTCGAACGCGAATGCCGCAAGCGCATGAAGATTCCGGTCTTCCATGATGACCAGCACGGCACGGCCATCGTCGTCGCGGCGGCCATCACCAACGGTCTGAAGGTAGTCGGCAAGGACATCAAGCAGGTCAAGCTGGTGTCGTCCGGCGCGGGCGCGGCAGCGCTGGCCTGTCTGGACCTGCTGGTCGATATCGGCCTGCCGCTCGAAAACATCACGGTCACCGACCTGGCCGGCGTGGTGTACAAGGGCCGCGTCGAACTGATGGACCCGGACAAGGAACGTTTCGCACGCGAAACCGACGCTCGCACGCTCGCTGAGGCGATCGGCGGCGCGGATATTTTCCTCGGCCTCTCGGCCGGTGGCGTGCTGAAGCAGGACATGGTCAAACAGATGGCTGACAAGCCGCTGATCCTGGCACTGGCCAACCCGACCCCGGAAATCCTGCCGGAACTGGCGCTCGAAGTGCGTCCGGACGCGGTGCTGTGCACCGGCCGTACCGACTATCCGAACCAGGTGAACAACGTTCTGGTGTTCCCGTTCCTGTTCCGCGGCGCGCTGGATGCGGGCGCGACGACAGTGACGCGTGAAATGGAAATCGCGGCGGTCAATGCGATCGCCGAACTGGCACGCCAGGAGCAGAGCGATATCGTCGCGACGGCATACGGCATTCAGGATCTGTCGTTTGGTCCGGCCTATCTGATTCCGAAGCCGTTCGACCCGCGCCTGATCGTCAAGGTCGCGCCGGCAGTCGCGAAGGCCGCGATGGACTCAGGCGTCGCCGAGCGTCCGATCGAGGACATGGACGCGTACGAGCAGCATCTGCAGCAGTTCGTGTATCACAGCGGCACGACCATGAAGCCGATCTTCCAGCTGGCGCGTGGCGTCGAGCCGGAGAAGAAGCGCATCGTGTTCGCGGAAGGCGAAGAAGAGCGCGTGCTGCGTGCGATGCAGATCATCGTCGACGAAAAGCTCGCGAAGCCGATCCTGATCGGCCGTCCGGCTGTGATCGAACAGCGCATCGCGCGTTATGGCCTGCGTCTGATCGCGGGTCAGGACTACACGGTCGTGAATACCGACCACGACGAGCGTTACCGCGCCTTCTGGCAGGACTATCACAAGATGATGTCCCGCAAGGGCATCACCGAGCAGATGGCGAAGCTCGAAATGCGCCGTCGCACCACGCTGATCGGCGCAATGATGGTGGAAAAGGGCGAAGCGGACGGCATGATCTGCGGCACGGTGTCCACCACGCATCGCCACCTGCACTTCATCGATCAGGTGATCGGCAAGAAGGAAGGCGCGAAGGTCTACGCGGCGATGAACGCGCTGGTGTTGCCGAATCGCCAGATTTTCCTGGTCGACACGCACGTAAACGTCGATCCGACGCCGGAGCAACTGGCCGAGATCACGATCATGGCAGCCGAGGAAGTGCGTCGTTTCGGTATCGAACCGAAGGTCGCCCTGCTGTCGCATTCGAACTTCGGCTCGAGCAATGCGCCGACCGCGCAGAAAATGCGCGACACGCTGGCAATCCTGCGCGAGCGTGCGCCGGAGCTGCAAGTGGACGGCGAAATGCACGGCGACCTCGCGCTCGACGCGAATCTGCGCCGCGAAGTGCTGCCCGACTCGACGCTCGAAGGCGACGCGAACCTGCTGGTGCTGCCGAACATCGACTCGGCCAACATCTCGTACAACCTGTTGAAGACCGCTGCGGGCAACAACATCGCGATTGGTCCGATGCTGCTGGGCGCGGCCAAGCCGGTGCACGTGCTGACGGCTTCGGCCACGGTTCGCCGCATCGTCAACATGACGGCGCTGCTGGTGGCGGACGTGATCGCGTCCCGTTAA